Proteins found in one Triticum urartu cultivar G1812 chromosome 4, Tu2.1, whole genome shotgun sequence genomic segment:
- the LOC125551392 gene encoding ATP-dependent DNA helicase MER3 homolog: MAAMGPLGDSYALRCVSDLPPPFRPVFGFRYFNSLQSECFPVCFLSDVNMVVSAPTGSGKTVLFELCILRLLSRFLTTDWWFNLLKGTLKTIYIAPMKALVQEKMRDWKVKLGSLGINCLEMTGDSEFFNKKAIHDSDLILTTPEKFDSMSRHGVRDGGLGFFSDIALVLIDEVHLLNDPRGAALEAVVSRIKMLSRLGNMKSAPLANVRFIAVSATISNAEDIAEWLLAPPEGIKRFGEEMRPVKLTTKVLGYAPAKNDFLFERRLQSFIFDILMQHSRGKSALVFCSTRKGAQEAAQCLSQTAGSLGYSNPFMKSMQQYEHLREASLTCSDKQLQSCIVYGVGFHNGGLCLKDRSLVEGLFLKGDLQILCTTNTLAHGINLPAHTVVIKSTQFFNKEKGSYVEYERSMVLQMCGRAGRPPFDDTGTVVIMTRRETVHLYENLLSGCEMVESQLLPCAVEHLNAEIVQLTVSDITLAIEWLKCSYLYIRIKKNPEHYGIKRGIPRDLLEKQMRDICVEKIHELGEYGLIWTDGDGFSLKPLEPGRLMTKFYLKFDTMKLIVKASACCSLEDLLHIICHSAEISWIQLRRNEKKTLNDINSDKEGRLRFHVVSENGKKKKRIQTREDKIFVLANDCLTGDPLMHDLSLNQETNSICSNGCRIAKCMKEYFIYKRSYRSAINSMLLAKCLDQKLWENSLFLLKQLPGIGIVTAKALKTAGVDSFESLATADARKLESATGRNYPFGNQIKESLSSLPPKIDVQIEDAGNRQGKSTITVTLSRQSQAVRSSKQNYVDMIVGSEEDNMILFHEKIRAREFSSPYSVKLLVPCPQSARVTLKVDLIFEEHVGIDIHKKHVVSREDDFHVTKAYGTEKQKPLISLPADICLVSSRTAETSPAQPHIGWSPLSKEVCVIEDDDGANVPDKVDNMPGTRTFNNLASLEVPSFDLMLEEDNGDMQDVSFPEPAKAECRSATSNTIFDHIRKKSRDFPTLMLSKSMDGSYEPLILKKMKTSRGQFNLDQGILHANEVTPMDSEHSELRVSPTNTAEKCRRILSRTSEKSRSLFAEKVYSPFEKSKSLNRIPDENSVQFADRRGSLSEKSKSLSRIPDENSVQFSVRTDSVSEKTKILWTAADENSHQFAGKRDSPSEKSKILMRPPDDSTLQFAGRRGSPSEKSNVLSRTLDENSLQFAAKRDSSSAKSNVLSKTPDVDSAQFAGGRDNPPEKNKLCSSNLFPDFQAMSQAPAAVQPLRIQDYCKDILASSKGSGTGEPFLGFKSVFSFL, translated from the exons ATGGCCGCCATGGGGCCTCTCGGCGACTCGTACGCGCTGCGCTGTGTCTCCGACCTGCCCCCGCCGTTCCGCCCCGTGTTTGGGTTCAG GTACTTCAACTCCTTGCAGAGCGAGTGCTTCCCTGTGTGCTTCCTCTCGGATGTAAACATGGTTGTCTCTGCGCCTACTGGGAGTGGCAAGACCGTACTGTTTGAGCTTTGCATTCTGAGGCTCCTCTCGAGGTTCCTCACAACGGACTGGTGGTTCAATCTGCTAAAAGGAACTCTGAAAACA ATCTATATCGCTCCCATGAAGGCGTTGGTGCAGGAGAAGATGCGCGACTGGAAAGTGAAGCTGGGCTCGTTGGGGATAAATTGCTTGGAGATGACTGGTGATAGTGAATTCTTTAACAAGAAGGCCATACATGATTCCGATTTGATCCTCACCACTCCTGAG AAGTTCGATTCTATGAGCCGTCATGGAGTAAGGGATGGAGGATTGGGTTTCTTCAGTGATATTGCTCTGGTCCTTATTGATGAAGTTCATCTTCTCAATGATCCACGTGGAGCTGCCTTGGAAGCGGTGGTCAGTAGAATAAAAATGCTTTCTCGACTTGGCAACATGAAATCTGCTCCATTGGCAAATGTTCGATTCATAGCAGTTTCTGCAACTATCTCTAATGCTGAGGATATAG CGGAATGGCTCCTAGCACCTCCTGAAGGAATCAAAAG ATTTGGAGAAGAGATGCGGCCAGTGAAGTTGACAACCAAAGTTCTTG GTTATGCTCCAGCGAAAAATGACTTCCTGTTCGAGAGG AGGCTACAAAGTTTCATATTCG ATATACTGATGCAACACTCAAGAGGGAAGTCTGCACTTGTTTTCTGTTCTACaagaaaaggtgcacaagaagcAGCACAGTGCCTCTCACAAACTGCGGGGTCTCTTGGCTATTCAAATCCATTCATGAAATCTATGCAGCAGTATGAACATCTACGAGAGGCTTCCTTAACCTGTAGTGACAAGCAGCTGCAGTCTTGTATCGTATATGGAG TTGGTTTTCATAATGGTGGTCTTTGCTTAAAGGATAGGAGTCTTGTTGAGGGTCTTTTCCTGAAGGGTGATCTTCAAATTCTATGCACGACAAATACTTTGGCACATGGCATCAACTTACCTGCACATACAGTAGTGATAAAGTCGACACAATTTTT CAACAAAGAGAAGGGCTCGTATGTAGAATATGAGAGATCCATGGTGCTTCAG ATGTGTGGAAGGGCTGGCCGTCCACCATTTGATGATACTGGAACAGTTGTAATTATGACAAGAAGAGAGACA GTCCATCTATATGAGAACCTTCTCAGTGGATGTGAAATGGTGGAGTCTCA GTTGCTGCCATGCGCAGTGGAGCATTTAAATGCAGAGATTGTTCAGCTGACAGTGTCTGACATAACTTTGGCAATTGAATGGCTCAAGTGCTCATATTTGTACATCAGGATAAAAAAG AACCCTGAGCACTACGGAATTAAGAGAGGGATTCCTCGTGATCTCCTTGAGAAACAAATGAGAG ATATATGTGTTGAGAAGATCCACGAGTTGGGTGAGTATGGGCTAATTTGGACAGATGGAGATGGTTTCAGTCTAAAACCATTAG AACCTGGGAGGCTGATGACAAAATTCTATTTAAAGTTTGACACGATGAAGCTTATTGTCAAAGCTTCTGCATGTTGCAGTTTGGAAGATTTATTGCATATCATCTGCCACTCTGCAGAGATTTCTT GGATCCAATTACGTCGAAATGAGAAGAAAACTCTAAATGACATAAACTCAGATAAAGAGGGGAGGCTTCGATTCCATGTTGTCAGTGAGAATGGAAAAAAGAAGAAGCGTATCCAGACAAGAGAAGATAAAATATTTGTATTAGCGAATGACTGTTTAACTGGGGACCCCCTAATGCATGATTTATCCCTCAACCAG GAAACAAATTCAATATGCTCAAATGGATGTAGGATTGCCAAATGCATGAAAGAATATTTTATATACAAAAGGAGTTACAGATCTGCCATAAATTCTATGCTCCTTGCAAAATGCCTAGACCAAAAACTTTGGGAAAACAGTCTATTTTTACTCAAACAACTTCCTGGAATTGGAATTGTTACAGCAAAG GCACTGAAGACTGCTGGAGTTGATTCCTTCGAGAGCCTGGCAACTGCTGATGCTAGAAAGCTGGAAAGTGCGACGGGACGAAATTATCCATTTGGAAATCAGATAAAGGAGTCCTTGTCGTCATTACCACCAAAAATTGACGTACAAATTGAGGATGCTGGAAACAGACAGGGGAAATCAACCATTACTGTAACACTAAGCCGGCAATCACAGGCAGTTCGATCCAGTAAACAGAACTATGTTGACATG ATTGTGGGCTCAGAGGAAGATAATATGATCCTTTTTCATGAGAAAATAAG GGCTCGAGAGTTTTCCAG CCCATATTCTGTAAAACTTTTGGTGCCATGCCCCCAGAGTGCCAGGGTGACTCTGAAGGTAGATCTGATTTTTGAAGAACACG TTGGTATTGATATCCACAAGAAGCATGTGGTCAGCAGGGAGGATGATTTTCATGTGACAAAAGCATATGGGACAGAAAAGCAAAAACCCTTGATCAGCCTTCCTGCTGATATTTGTTTGGTTAGCTCCAGGACAGCTGAAACAAGTCCAGCTCAACCTCATATTGGATGGAGCCCACTATCAAAAGAGGTTTGCGTTATAGAAGACGATGATGGTGCCAACGTTCCAGACAAAGTTGACAATATGCCGGGAACGAGAACATTTAACAACTTGGCTTCACT AGAGGTCCCCAGCTTTGACCTAATGCTTGAAGAAGATAATGGAG ATATGCAAGATGTGTCGTTTCCTGAACCAGCAAAAGCAGAATGCAGAAGTGCCACCAGCAACACAATTTTTGATCACATACGCAAGAAATCCAGAGATTTTCCAACACTGATGCTATCAAAGTCGATGGATGGCTCTTATGAACCTTTGATACTGAAGAAGATGAAGACATCGAGGGGCCAGTTTAACTTGGATCAGGGAATCCTGCATGCGAATGAGGTCACACCAATGGATTCTGAACATTCCGAGCTTAGAGTCTCTCCGACCAATACAGCCGAGAAGTGTCGGAGGATCCTGAGCAGAACTTCAGAGAAGAGCCGCTCTCTGTTTGCAGAGAAAGTTTACAGCCCATTTGAGAAGAGCAAGAGCCTGAATAGAATTCCAGATGAAAACTCTGTTCAATTtgctgacagaaggggcagccTGTCTGAGAAGAGCAAGAGCCTGAGCAGAATTCCAGACGAAAACTCTGTTCAATTTTCTGTCAGAACTGACAGCGTATCCGAGAAGACCAAGATCTTGTGGACAGCAGCTGATGAGAACTCTCATCAATTTGCAGGCAAAAGGGACAGCCCATCTGAGAAGAGCAAGATCCTGATGAGACCTCCAGATGACAGCACTCTTCAATTTGCAGGCAGAAGGGGCAGCCCATCCGAAAAGAGCAATGTCTTGAGCAGAACTCTTGATGAGAACAGTCTCCAGTTTGCAGCTAAAAGGGACAGCTCATCCGCGAAGAGCAATGTCTTGAGCAAAACTCCTGACGTGGACTCTGCTCAGTTTGCCGGTGGAAGGGACAACCCGCCGGAGAAGAACAAACTCTGTTCCAGCAACCTCTTCCCAGATTTCCAGGCTATGAGCCAAGCTCCAGCCGCAGTTCAGCCTCTCAGGATTCAAGACTACTGCAAGGATATATTGGCGAGCTCAAAGGGCAGTGGAACTGGAGAACCTTTCCTTGGTTTCAAGAGTGTCTTTTCCTTTCTCTGA